In one window of Porites lutea chromosome 8, jaPorLute2.1, whole genome shotgun sequence DNA:
- the LOC140946206 gene encoding cholesterol 24-hydroxylase-like, whose protein sequence is MMSIFLNLMYLLATILAIFSVVLLFAASICVLLLWNRHQHYNHIPGPKRTSFFYGNASELTDNKGRLLCEILLDHALTYGPVFVWWYFFSPLVVISSPEFIKYGIVTLNLPKAPSMYNSIAYLFGRYRFLGSGLFTQLDHDKWRHQKRLLSPAFHRGYLKGLVPQFNSVASSLVTKLMDIADGKTVVDMADEFQKTTLDVIGKVAFNLELKCLEDNSSVPNCLYKCLEGYEESYLDPFLSLSFYKHSYQKNVQKSLSFLRNLARESIERRREAMQESCQPHPNDIMGMILQASQLDGDVSMEDLVDEFITFFVAGQDTTANQLSFALLEILLNGRIENSIFQEVDHVLGNKETVEYDDISKLQYVKQTLKESLRKHPPAGGMLRTSTKPEKFGSFQIPKGAIIDFSIYVAHHLPENWCDPECFNPDRFLGENNSENKISNFVYFPFSCGPRTCIGKDFSSINASILMAQLFRKFKFELVAGQTLQREEKMTMRPKGGVLCTIKKRSTRACQR, encoded by the exons ATGATgtcaatatttttaaatttaatgtacCTCTTGGCAACCATCCTGGCCATTTTCTCGGTTGTGTTACTCTTTGCTGCCTCGATTTGTGTGCTTCTTTTGTGGAATCGACATCAGCATTACAACCACATTCCAGGACCTAAACGGACAAGTTTCTTCTATGGCAATGCTTCAGAGCTTACAGATAACAAGGGGCGACTGTTGTGTGAAATACTGCTTGATCATGCTCTCACGTATGGGCCAGTGTTTGTTTGGtggtactttttttcaccacttGTGGTAATATCCAGTCCTGAATTCATAAAATATGGCATTGTGACCTTGAATCTTCCAAAGGCACCTTCAATGTATAACAGTATAGCTTATTTGTTTGGGAGGTATAGATTCTTAGGCTCTGGTTTATTTACTCAACTTGACCACGATAAATGGAGACAtcaaaaacgtttgttaagCCCAGCATTTCATCGGGGCTACTTGAAAGGTCTGGTTCCACAATTTAACTCTGTAGCCAGTTCCTTGGTCACCAAATTAATGGACATTGCTGATGGAAAGACTGTTGTTGACATGGCTGATGAATTTCAGAAAACTACTTTAGATGTCATTGGAAAA GTTGCATTTAATTTGGAACTCAAGTGCTTAGAAGATAACAGTAGTGTTCCAAATTGTCTTTATAAGTGCCTGGAAGGTTACGAAGAAAGTTACTTAGATCCATTTCTATCCCTTTCATTTTATAAACATTCATATCAAAAGAACGTGCAAAAGTCACTAtcttttttaagaaatcttgCTAGAGAAAGTATAGAACGACGCAGagaagccatgcaagagagttGTCAGCCACATCCTAATGATATTATGGGGATGATTTTACAAGCAAGTCAGTTGGACGGTGATGTCAGCATGGAGGATCTTGTGGAtgaatttattactttttttgtaGCAG GTCAAGACACAACAGCCAATCAACTCAGCTTTGCTTTGCTAGAAATCCTTTTAAATGGAAGAATTGAAAACAG tatttttcaagAAGTTGACCATGTTCTTGGAAACAAAGAGACTGTTGAATATGATGACATTTCAAAACTACAGTATGTTAAGCAAACACTCAAGGAGAGTCTTCGAAAGCACCCACCAGCCGGTGGAATGTTGCGCACATCAACAAAACCAGAGAAATTTGGCTCATTTCAGATTCCCAAAGGGGCAATTATTGATTTCTCCATCTATGTTGCTCATCACTTACCAGAAAATTGGTGCGATCCTGAATGCTTTAATCCTGACAGGTTTTTGGGCGAAAATAACAGTGAAAACAAGATCTCCAACTTTGTATACTTTCCTTTTTCCTGTGGACCAAGAACGTGTATTGGAAAGGATTTCTCAAGCATCAACGCTTCCATTTTGATGGCACAACTCTTTCGGAAATTTAAGTTTGAGCTGGTAGCTGGGCAAACCCTGCAGCGCGAGGAGAAAATGACAATGCGTCCTAAAGGTGGAGTCCTTTGTACTATCAAAAAAAGATCTACAAGAGCTTGTCAACGATAA